One region of Qipengyuania sp. SS22 genomic DNA includes:
- a CDS encoding TonB-dependent receptor domain-containing protein, producing the protein MKLQTYFKASAAPAALGLALLAQPAMAQVGPADESTVGDVGETATPTGAIVVTGSRIARPDVDSASPVTVIGAGEVADTGTVRVEDLVNALPQVVGGQNAFITNGASGTATVDLRGLGTARTLVLVNGRRLQPGDPAVPAADLNQIPASLIERVEVLTGGASATYGADAVAGVVNFVMDTDFEGVRLDATYGFYQHDNDTSQIVKQDGSSIDDLNDQRGFSPPKGNDVGGSQYNVELTVGASFDDGRGHVTGYVGYREVDALFLGDRDYSFCALTTSASGNISCGGSSTAPYATVTNPAFAEFGSLVADGSDDFSRPFEAYNYNPINYFQRPDTRYTAGFFGDYEISPAVTAYAEFMFMDDRSQAQIAQSGTFFADQYNIACDSPLFTAAQGNFLCSNYDGVEGFGDFIDTDGDDVADTDPTGAGVVPLYIGKRNIEGGPRFDDLRHTAYRMVGGLRGPITDSIRYDASIQYGTTIFSQVYNNDFSRSRLRNALQATVDGDGNVVCQSVVDGSDPSCQVYNPFQGPGIIAGDDPRDGITQAGIDYVNIPLLSKGEVEEVVANAYISGDLVSFGNASPIGFVLGAEYREELLSTRNDLAFQTQDGAGQGSPQLDVDGRFDVKEVFGELRIPIIENGFVDLLALELGYRYSDYSTGNSTDTYKIIGEFAPVDWMRFRGGYNRAVRAPNILNLFAPNRVALFQGSDPCAGATPTFTMAQCNNLGVPDARYGSIAASPAAQYNQFIGGNENLTPEKADTYTVGVVIEPDMVIPGFVVAVDYYNIQIENAISTIGAQTIINQCGQTGDATLCGFVNRNPGSLTLWTPGSSVTNTTRNIGGVDTSGVDISASYNRTIGAGRLNLSFNGSWLDSYFFDTGVPTLDTDGAFECAGYHGNSCGTPLPEWRHQMRLGYTFDSGFGASIRWRHFGAVDWDQRSTDTDLGTGEDASIGDIGDQNYFDLTMSYDLDPVMLRVGVNNLFDKEPPIIASGFGGSNGNTYVETYDPVGRRIFMSATLQF; encoded by the coding sequence GTGAAACTTCAAACCTACTTCAAAGCCAGCGCGGCACCCGCCGCTCTCGGTCTTGCGCTTCTTGCGCAGCCGGCGATGGCACAAGTCGGCCCGGCCGACGAAAGCACGGTTGGCGACGTCGGTGAAACGGCGACTCCCACCGGCGCGATCGTCGTTACCGGTTCGCGTATCGCACGTCCCGACGTCGACAGCGCCAGCCCGGTTACCGTTATCGGTGCCGGTGAAGTCGCCGACACCGGCACGGTCCGGGTCGAAGACCTGGTCAACGCGCTGCCGCAGGTTGTCGGTGGCCAGAACGCCTTCATCACCAACGGTGCATCGGGTACCGCCACGGTCGACCTTCGCGGTCTCGGCACGGCGCGTACGCTCGTTCTCGTCAATGGCCGTCGCCTGCAGCCGGGTGACCCGGCAGTGCCCGCAGCCGATCTTAACCAGATCCCGGCATCGCTCATCGAGCGTGTCGAAGTTCTGACCGGTGGTGCTTCGGCTACCTACGGTGCCGACGCTGTGGCCGGTGTTGTCAACTTCGTCATGGACACTGACTTCGAAGGCGTCCGCCTCGATGCCACCTATGGCTTCTACCAGCACGACAACGACACCAGCCAGATCGTCAAGCAGGACGGTTCGTCGATCGACGACCTGAACGACCAGCGCGGCTTCAGCCCGCCCAAGGGCAATGACGTTGGTGGTTCGCAGTACAATGTCGAACTCACCGTCGGTGCGTCGTTCGACGACGGCCGCGGCCACGTGACCGGCTATGTCGGCTATCGTGAAGTCGATGCGCTGTTCCTTGGCGACCGCGACTATTCGTTCTGCGCACTGACCACCAGCGCGTCGGGCAACATCTCGTGCGGCGGTTCGTCGACTGCACCGTATGCCACGGTCACCAACCCGGCATTCGCCGAGTTCGGCAGCCTGGTCGCCGACGGTTCGGACGACTTCAGCCGTCCGTTCGAAGCGTACAACTACAACCCGATCAACTACTTCCAGCGTCCGGATACGCGTTACACCGCAGGCTTCTTCGGTGATTACGAAATCTCGCCGGCAGTAACGGCCTATGCCGAGTTCATGTTCATGGACGACCGCTCGCAGGCCCAGATCGCCCAGTCGGGTACGTTCTTCGCCGACCAGTACAACATCGCTTGCGACAGCCCGCTGTTCACCGCGGCGCAGGGCAATTTCCTGTGCAGCAACTACGACGGCGTCGAAGGATTCGGTGACTTCATCGACACCGACGGTGACGATGTGGCCGACACCGATCCGACCGGCGCAGGCGTTGTTCCGCTTTACATCGGTAAGCGTAACATCGAAGGCGGTCCGCGTTTCGACGACCTCCGTCACACTGCATACCGCATGGTCGGTGGTCTTCGTGGTCCGATCACGGATTCGATCCGCTACGACGCGTCGATCCAGTACGGTACGACCATCTTCAGCCAGGTCTACAACAACGACTTCTCGCGCTCGCGTCTGCGTAACGCCCTCCAGGCGACCGTTGACGGAGACGGCAACGTCGTGTGTCAGTCGGTTGTCGACGGTTCGGATCCCTCCTGCCAGGTGTACAACCCGTTCCAGGGTCCGGGCATCATTGCAGGCGACGATCCGCGTGACGGCATCACCCAGGCAGGGATCGACTACGTCAACATCCCGCTGCTTTCGAAGGGTGAAGTCGAAGAAGTCGTGGCCAACGCCTACATTTCGGGCGATCTGGTTTCGTTCGGCAATGCAAGCCCGATCGGCTTCGTGCTCGGCGCCGAATATCGTGAAGAGCTGCTCTCGACCCGCAACGATCTCGCGTTCCAGACGCAGGACGGTGCCGGCCAGGGCAGCCCGCAGCTCGATGTCGACGGTCGTTTCGACGTGAAGGAAGTCTTCGGCGAACTTCGCATCCCGATCATCGAAAACGGCTTCGTGGACCTTCTGGCTCTCGAACTCGGCTATCGTTATTCGGACTACAGCACCGGTAACTCCACCGATACGTACAAGATCATCGGTGAATTTGCTCCGGTCGACTGGATGCGTTTCCGCGGCGGTTACAACCGTGCGGTCCGCGCCCCGAACATCCTCAACCTGTTCGCACCGAACCGGGTTGCATTGTTCCAGGGTAGCGATCCGTGCGCGGGTGCAACCCCCACGTTCACGATGGCTCAGTGTAACAACCTGGGTGTTCCCGACGCTCGTTACGGCTCGATTGCTGCCAGCCCTGCTGCGCAGTACAATCAGTTCATCGGCGGTAACGAAAACCTGACCCCGGAAAAGGCCGATACCTACACCGTCGGTGTGGTTATCGAACCGGATATGGTTATCCCGGGCTTCGTTGTGGCTGTTGACTACTACAACATCCAAATCGAGAACGCGATCAGCACGATCGGTGCTCAGACCATCATCAACCAGTGTGGCCAGACCGGTGACGCAACCCTTTGCGGTTTCGTCAATCGTAACCCGGGAAGCCTGACGCTCTGGACGCCGGGTAGCTCGGTTACCAACACCACCCGCAACATCGGTGGCGTTGATACCAGCGGTGTCGATATCTCGGCATCGTACAACCGTACGATCGGCGCTGGTCGTCTGAACCTGTCGTTCAACGGTTCGTGGCTCGACTCGTACTTCTTCGATACGGGCGTTCCGACGCTCGATACCGATGGTGCGTTCGAATGCGCCGGCTATCACGGCAACAGCTGTGGCACGCCGCTGCCTGAATGGCGTCACCAGATGCGTCTGGGTTACACCTTCGACTCGGGCTTCGGTGCCTCGATCCGCTGGCGTCACTTCGGCGCGGTTGATTGGGACCAGCGCAGCACGGATACCGACCTCGGTACAGGTGAAGACGCCTCGATCGGCGACATCGGCGATCAGAACTACTTCGATCTGACCATGTCGTATGACCTCGATCCGGTGATGTTGCGCGTCGGCGTCAACAACCTGTTCGACAAGGAACCGCCGATCATCGCTTCCGGCTTCGGTGGCTCGAACGGCAACACCTATGTCGAAACCTACGACCCGGTCGGTCGCCGCATCTTCATGAGCGCCACGCTTCAGTTCTAG
- a CDS encoding acetyl-CoA C-acetyltransferase, translating to MPEAYIVEAVRTAGGRRGGRLAGVHPVDLAARSLDAIMERSGLEAKAVDDVVMGCVSQGGEQAMQVGRHAVLASKHLGEGVPAVTIDRQCGSSQQAIQFAAQAVMSGTQDVVIAAGVESMSRVPMGSTAMFHMKEGLGNYKSPGLEEKYPGIQWSQFMGAEMIAQKHGFSKDDLDRFALASHQKAIEATKSGAFENEIVGVDIETPEGEECHTVDEGIRFDATLDSIAGVKLLSPEGKITAASSSQICDGSSAVLVVSEQALKDYGLTPLARIHNLTVTAGDPVIMLEEPLFATDRALQRAGMNIGDIDLYEVNEAFAPVPLAWLKHLGADPDKLNVNGGAIALGHPLGASGTKLMATLVHALKARGKKYGLQTMCEGGGVANVTIVEAL from the coding sequence ATGCCCGAAGCCTATATAGTCGAAGCCGTCCGGACCGCCGGTGGACGGCGCGGTGGCCGCCTTGCCGGTGTGCACCCGGTCGATCTCGCCGCCAGGTCGCTCGATGCGATCATGGAGCGCAGCGGTCTCGAGGCGAAGGCGGTCGACGATGTGGTGATGGGCTGTGTCAGCCAGGGCGGCGAACAGGCCATGCAGGTCGGGCGCCACGCGGTGCTCGCCAGCAAGCATCTGGGCGAGGGCGTTCCCGCGGTCACCATCGACCGCCAGTGCGGCTCCAGCCAGCAGGCGATCCAGTTTGCCGCGCAGGCTGTGATGAGCGGTACGCAGGATGTTGTCATTGCAGCGGGTGTCGAAAGCATGAGCCGAGTCCCGATGGGCTCGACCGCGATGTTCCACATGAAGGAAGGTCTCGGGAACTACAAATCGCCCGGGCTCGAAGAAAAATATCCCGGCATCCAGTGGAGCCAGTTCATGGGCGCGGAAATGATCGCGCAGAAGCATGGCTTCTCCAAGGACGACCTCGACCGCTTCGCGCTGGCGAGCCACCAGAAGGCGATCGAGGCGACCAAGTCGGGCGCCTTCGAGAACGAAATCGTCGGCGTGGATATCGAAACGCCCGAGGGCGAGGAATGCCACACGGTCGACGAGGGCATTCGCTTCGACGCCACGCTGGACAGCATCGCCGGCGTCAAGCTGCTCAGCCCCGAAGGCAAGATCACCGCTGCGAGCAGCAGTCAGATCTGCGACGGGTCAAGCGCGGTGCTGGTGGTCAGCGAGCAGGCGCTCAAGGATTACGGCCTCACCCCGCTGGCGCGGATCCACAATCTGACGGTGACCGCAGGCGATCCGGTCATCATGCTCGAAGAGCCGCTGTTCGCTACCGACCGTGCGCTCCAGCGCGCGGGCATGAATATCGGCGATATCGACCTTTACGAGGTCAACGAGGCGTTCGCGCCGGTGCCGCTGGCCTGGCTCAAGCATCTCGGGGCCGATCCCGACAAGCTCAACGTCAATGGCGGCGCGATCGCGCTGGGCCACCCGCTCGGCGCGTCGGGCACCAAGTTGATGGCCACGCTGGTCCATGCGCTCAAGGCGCGCGGCAAGAAATACGGCCTGCAGACGATGTGCGAAGGCGGCGGCGTCGCTAACGTCACCATCGTCGAGGCGCTTTAA
- a CDS encoding SDR family NAD(P)-dependent oxidoreductase, with product MEVSSNTPAVVTGGASGLGEATARALAAKGAKVAIFDMNEEKGEAVAKDIGGIFCKVNVTSDEDVDAGFAKAREAHGQERILVNCAGIGNAIKTASRDKQSGDIKHFPLSAFDFVIQVNLIGTFRCIAKSAAGMMTLDALSDDGDRGAIVNTASVAAEDGQMGQAAYSASKGGVVGMTLPIARDLMREGIRVNTILPGIFETPLMNAAPPQVKEALAASVPFPKRLGLPGEYAKLAMCMIETGYFNGEDVRLDGAIRMAPR from the coding sequence ATGGAAGTAAGTAGCAACACTCCCGCCGTCGTCACCGGCGGCGCTTCGGGTCTCGGCGAAGCCACTGCGCGCGCGCTGGCCGCCAAGGGCGCCAAGGTCGCCATCTTCGACATGAACGAAGAGAAGGGCGAAGCGGTCGCCAAGGACATCGGCGGCATCTTCTGCAAGGTCAATGTGACCAGCGACGAAGACGTCGATGCCGGTTTCGCCAAGGCGCGCGAAGCGCATGGCCAGGAACGCATCCTCGTCAATTGTGCGGGCATCGGCAATGCGATCAAGACCGCCAGCCGCGACAAGCAGAGCGGCGACATCAAGCATTTCCCGCTCTCGGCCTTCGATTTCGTGATCCAGGTCAACCTGATCGGCACCTTCCGCTGCATCGCCAAGTCGGCTGCGGGCATGATGACGCTCGACGCGCTGAGCGACGACGGTGATCGCGGTGCGATCGTTAACACCGCTTCCGTCGCTGCCGAAGACGGCCAGATGGGCCAGGCGGCCTATTCGGCATCCAAGGGCGGTGTCGTCGGCATGACCCTGCCGATCGCGCGCGATCTGATGCGCGAAGGCATCCGTGTTAACACCATCCTGCCGGGCATTTTCGAAACCCCGCTGATGAACGCCGCGCCGCCGCAGGTAAAGGAAGCGCTCGCCGCATCGGTGCCGTTCCCCAAGCGTCTCGGCCTGCCGGGCGAATATGCCAAGCTTGCCATGTGCATGATCGAAACCGGCTATTTCAACGGCGAGGACGTGCGTCTCGACGGTGCGATCCGCATGGCGCCGCGCTGA
- a CDS encoding serine hydrolase domain-containing protein → MTRPFLLLAVLMVAWFPAGDLRATSADWGAVDVLVDAYDKPDEPGISLAVSVDGQTVYHRWAGQADLARGVPIAADTRFQIASVSKQFTAYAIMLLVDEGTIALDKDIRQYLPGMQPRSPVVTVRHLLDHTSGLREANSLLLLTGQSEVAPVSATRSLDLVYRQRGGNFTAGERQEYSNTGYQLLARIVAQVSGMPFAEFVQRRMLEPLGMTHSLVRTEPYAIIAGLAASYDPRGGGFVEQPILATTYGSTGMVSTPLDLVRWGHALNVRSTGSEAAIALLDDRSSLTDGQNLVGANGQEFRRLRGFDTWSHGGSQGGFRSFLLRIPGRRMVIAVMGNRADFQKARFAFDVARALLSLPEETLQVPPFEPETGPALDRYTGDYRLFAGNVFSLQRDGDSLTFATFGKDDAFPVRQIGPGEFMLDPRRDLRLQFTDFEAGRASEMRWVVSEDGFLRAPRVAMQPVPADSLDPADLSGTYYSDELQQVIELSDKDGALWLRMGNGASTPLERYQPDLLRPIEHFAIQRLRIPGEPSGDIASLLVSTALADDIPYRRIDTPPPAPQ, encoded by the coding sequence ATGACCCGTCCGTTTTTGCTTCTCGCCGTCCTGATGGTCGCATGGTTTCCCGCCGGCGACCTTCGGGCCACCAGCGCCGACTGGGGCGCAGTCGATGTGCTGGTCGACGCCTATGACAAGCCCGACGAACCCGGCATCAGCCTGGCGGTCTCGGTCGACGGGCAGACAGTTTACCACCGCTGGGCGGGTCAAGCCGATCTCGCACGCGGCGTGCCGATCGCAGCCGATACGCGGTTCCAGATCGCATCGGTCAGCAAGCAGTTTACCGCCTACGCCATCATGCTGCTGGTCGATGAGGGGACAATCGCGCTCGACAAGGATATCCGCCAATACCTGCCGGGCATGCAGCCGCGCAGTCCCGTGGTGACTGTCCGGCACCTGCTCGATCACACCAGCGGGTTGCGCGAGGCGAACAGCCTTCTCCTGCTGACCGGCCAGTCCGAGGTCGCACCGGTATCGGCCACGCGCTCGCTCGATCTGGTCTATCGCCAGCGCGGCGGGAACTTCACTGCCGGCGAGCGGCAGGAATACAGCAATACCGGCTATCAATTGCTCGCCCGGATCGTTGCGCAGGTGTCGGGAATGCCCTTCGCCGAATTCGTCCAGCGCAGGATGCTCGAGCCGCTGGGAATGACGCACAGCCTGGTACGGACCGAGCCCTATGCGATAATTGCAGGATTGGCGGCGAGCTATGACCCGCGCGGAGGCGGTTTCGTCGAGCAGCCGATCCTTGCAACGACGTACGGCTCCACCGGGATGGTCTCCACCCCGCTGGACCTGGTGCGCTGGGGCCATGCCTTGAATGTTCGCTCTACCGGCAGCGAGGCTGCAATCGCGCTGCTGGATGATCGGTCGTCGCTGACCGATGGCCAGAACCTGGTTGGCGCGAACGGGCAGGAGTTTCGGCGCCTGCGCGGTTTCGACACCTGGTCGCATGGTGGCAGCCAGGGCGGATTTCGCAGTTTTCTGCTGCGCATCCCCGGACGGCGGATGGTCATTGCGGTGATGGGCAATCGGGCCGACTTCCAGAAGGCGCGCTTCGCCTTCGACGTTGCACGCGCGCTGCTGTCCCTGCCTGAGGAGACCCTGCAGGTCCCGCCGTTCGAACCTGAGACGGGACCGGCGCTCGATCGCTATACGGGCGACTACCGCCTGTTTGCCGGAAACGTGTTTTCGCTGCAGCGCGATGGAGACAGCCTCACCTTTGCGACCTTTGGCAAGGACGATGCTTTCCCTGTGCGGCAGATCGGTCCCGGCGAATTTATGCTCGATCCGCGACGCGACCTGCGCCTGCAGTTCACCGATTTCGAAGCCGGCCGTGCGAGCGAGATGCGCTGGGTGGTGAGCGAGGACGGCTTCCTGCGCGCGCCCCGCGTGGCGATGCAGCCCGTGCCGGCCGATAGCCTCGACCCCGCCGATCTCTCAGGCACCTATTACAGCGATGAATTACAGCAGGTAATCGAGCTCTCGGACAAGGATGGCGCGCTGTGGCTGCGGATGGGCAATGGCGCCAGCACACCGCTCGAACGCTATCAGCCCGACCTGCTCCGCCCGATCGAGCACTTCGCCATCCAGCGATTGCGGATCCCGGGCGAGCCTTCGGGGGACATCGCATCGCTGCTGGTGTCGACGGCGCTGGCGGACGATATCCCCTATCGCCGGATCGACACGCCGCCCCCTGCACCGCAGTAA
- a CDS encoding helix-turn-helix domain-containing protein, whose protein sequence is MPTAAMLASFLALVLAVFLALVPSRTRLANGLLALFLIVTVIDISGWFGGRWWASVPGLAALRPVTAALNMPLFTGFIWFACFERDRLKPRDALHLMIPALVLGFVLARARMPFLQVLLEVQYAVYIGIAIYALARVRSDMQSRFAGVSSTWWGLAFLLGSSLIAHGLFLVRVFAGAALPASVQDAMQTGAATLVLIIIVGIALQALLRPDLFRGGDRLFVKATTSGPDDGGQVHRGLTALMEAEQPYLDPELSLQRLARRCRVSAKALSEAINRRDGTHFFDFVNRYRIEHAQALLTQTDRSVTDILHASGFNSKSSFNTAFRKHSGTTPSAYRRTNRGY, encoded by the coding sequence GTGCCCACGGCCGCAATGCTGGCTTCGTTCCTGGCGCTCGTCCTGGCTGTCTTTCTCGCGCTGGTCCCCTCGCGCACCCGCTTGGCGAATGGCCTGCTGGCGCTGTTCCTGATAGTGACGGTCATCGACATCAGCGGCTGGTTCGGTGGTCGCTGGTGGGCTTCGGTACCCGGCCTCGCTGCGCTGCGTCCGGTGACCGCCGCGCTGAACATGCCGCTGTTCACCGGTTTCATCTGGTTCGCATGCTTCGAACGCGACCGGCTGAAGCCCCGCGACGCGCTCCATCTGATGATCCCGGCGCTCGTTCTCGGCTTCGTCCTCGCCCGGGCGCGCATGCCGTTCCTGCAAGTGCTGCTGGAGGTCCAATATGCGGTCTACATCGGCATCGCGATCTATGCGCTGGCCCGGGTCCGGAGCGACATGCAGAGCCGCTTCGCCGGTGTTTCGTCGACCTGGTGGGGGCTTGCCTTCCTCCTCGGCTCATCGCTGATCGCGCATGGATTATTCCTCGTGCGCGTCTTCGCCGGGGCCGCGCTTCCCGCCAGCGTGCAGGATGCGATGCAAACGGGCGCGGCAACGCTTGTCCTCATCATTATCGTGGGTATCGCGTTGCAGGCGCTGCTGCGGCCCGACCTGTTCCGCGGGGGTGACAGGCTGTTCGTCAAGGCAACCACCAGCGGCCCCGACGATGGCGGCCAAGTCCACCGCGGCCTAACCGCCTTGATGGAGGCGGAGCAGCCCTACCTCGACCCCGAACTGTCGCTCCAGCGTCTCGCCCGACGGTGCCGTGTCTCTGCCAAGGCCCTGTCCGAAGCCATCAACCGGCGCGACGGGACGCACTTCTTCGATTTCGTGAACCGCTATCGCATCGAACATGCGCAGGCACTGCTGACGCAGACCGATCGCAGCGTGACCGATATCCTTCATGCGTCGGGCTTCAATTCCAAATCCTCGTTCAATACCGCCTTTCGCAAGCATTCCGGAACGACACCGTCGGCTTATCGGCGCACGAACCGCGGGTATTAG
- a CDS encoding crotonase/enoyl-CoA hydratase family protein: MSYTQIKLDIADGVATITLHRPEKMNAFTRVMMDEVIDAIDTTDADDSVRAVIVTGDGDRAFCAGADLTPEGGGHVFSDPNPVDDLSDERVRDGGGRLTLRLFNSKKPLIGACNGVAVGVGATMQLPFDIRLASDNARFGFVFARRGITPEAASSWFLPRLVGMQTALEWCMTGRIFDAGEALDRGLVRSVHPRGELMDAARGIAREIADNTSAVSVAMTRAMLWRLGASGHPMDAHRIDSRAIYRLSRSDDAKEGIASFLEKRAPEYPDTVSGNMPDFYPWWDEPGYE, translated from the coding sequence ATGTCCTACACGCAGATCAAGCTCGACATCGCCGACGGCGTTGCCACCATCACGTTGCACCGCCCCGAGAAAATGAACGCCTTCACCCGCGTCATGATGGATGAAGTCATCGACGCGATCGACACTACCGATGCCGATGACAGCGTCCGCGCAGTGATCGTGACCGGGGATGGCGACCGGGCTTTCTGCGCCGGTGCCGACCTCACGCCGGAGGGCGGGGGACACGTCTTCTCCGATCCCAATCCGGTCGATGACCTGTCCGACGAACGCGTGCGCGATGGCGGCGGGCGGCTGACGCTGCGACTGTTCAATTCGAAGAAGCCGCTGATCGGCGCGTGTAACGGCGTGGCCGTGGGTGTGGGCGCGACCATGCAACTGCCGTTCGATATCCGGCTGGCGAGCGACAATGCGCGCTTCGGCTTCGTCTTCGCGCGGCGCGGAATCACGCCGGAAGCCGCGTCGAGCTGGTTCCTGCCGCGGCTGGTCGGCATGCAGACCGCGCTCGAATGGTGCATGACGGGGCGGATCTTCGATGCCGGCGAGGCGCTCGATCGGGGACTTGTCCGGTCGGTCCATCCGCGGGGTGAGCTGATGGACGCGGCCCGGGGCATTGCGCGCGAGATTGCCGACAACACTTCTGCGGTTTCGGTCGCCATGACCCGCGCAATGCTCTGGCGGCTTGGCGCGAGCGGTCATCCGATGGACGCGCATCGCATCGACAGCCGCGCGATCTATCGTCTCAGCCGCAGCGACGACGCCAAGGAAGGCATCGCCAGCTTCCTTGAAAAGCGCGCGCCCGAATACCCCGATACGGTGAGCGGCAACATGCCCGATTTCTACCCCTGGTGGGACGAGCCGGGTTACGAGTGA
- a CDS encoding MarR family winged helix-turn-helix transcriptional regulator translates to MSRRQLAQRLAEFLPYQLSIASNAVSTRIAEQYRKRFALKTTEWRIMAVLGDHGALTQRQLSQQTLMDKVPVNRACKRLEERGLAQRSPNASDGRSHLLELTPEGRAVHAGIMPLALKIERQLFSVLSEDERASLLDMLARVRDQAGDFDAESLAD, encoded by the coding sequence ATGTCCAGACGCCAGCTTGCCCAACGCCTTGCAGAATTCCTGCCCTATCAACTGTCGATCGCCTCGAATGCGGTCTCGACCCGGATTGCCGAACAGTATCGCAAGCGGTTTGCGCTCAAGACCACCGAATGGCGGATCATGGCGGTGCTGGGCGATCACGGTGCGCTGACCCAGCGGCAATTGTCGCAGCAGACGCTGATGGACAAGGTGCCCGTCAACCGCGCGTGCAAGCGGCTCGAGGAACGCGGCCTGGCGCAGCGTTCGCCCAATGCGAGCGATGGCCGCTCGCATCTGCTCGAACTGACTCCGGAAGGGCGGGCGGTGCATGCGGGCATCATGCCGCTGGCGCTCAAGATCGAGCGGCAGCTGTTCTCCGTGCTGAGCGAGGACGAGCGGGCCAGCCTGCTCGACATGCTGGCGCGGGTGCGCGATCAGGCGGGGGACTTCGACGCGGAAAGCCTGGCCGACTAG
- a CDS encoding type II secretion system F family protein, translating to MDPATGPTLLGFDIFVIGSILSGVAALAVLFAIYTAVTIKDPMSKRVKALEGRREELKMGLVTASAKKRQSLVRNSDTTDKIKDTLGSMKVLQQSQIESVQQKLAHAGIRNKELAIVVIGLRAVLPILLGGFAFVMLYLVEVYPDWEMKRVAALALAVFVGYKGPEIYLGNLAKKRSDAIRKGLPDALDLLVICAEAGLTVDAAFNRVAKELGRAYPELGDEFTLTAIELSFLNERRHAFNNLAYRVNLDAVKGVVTTMVQTERYGTPLASALRVLSAEFRNERMMRAEEKAARLPAIMTVPLIMFILPVLFIVILGPAACSIADAFSGGIG from the coding sequence ATGGATCCCGCAACCGGCCCCACCCTTTTGGGCTTCGACATCTTTGTGATCGGCTCGATCCTGTCCGGGGTCGCAGCACTCGCCGTGCTGTTCGCAATCTACACCGCGGTTACGATCAAGGACCCGATGAGCAAGCGCGTGAAGGCCCTCGAAGGGCGCCGCGAAGAGCTCAAGATGGGCCTCGTCACCGCAAGCGCGAAGAAGCGCCAGAGCCTCGTCCGCAACAGCGACACGACCGACAAGATCAAGGACACGCTCGGCAGCATGAAAGTGCTGCAGCAGAGCCAGATCGAATCGGTCCAGCAGAAGCTTGCCCATGCCGGCATCCGCAACAAGGAGCTGGCGATCGTCGTCATTGGCTTGCGCGCCGTGCTCCCGATCCTCTTGGGCGGCTTCGCCTTCGTTATGCTGTATCTGGTCGAGGTCTATCCCGACTGGGAGATGAAGCGTGTGGCGGCGCTCGCCCTGGCCGTGTTCGTTGGCTACAAGGGCCCCGAAATCTACCTCGGCAATCTTGCCAAGAAACGCTCCGACGCGATCCGCAAAGGCCTACCCGACGCGCTCGACCTGCTGGTGATCTGCGCCGAGGCCGGCCTGACCGTCGATGCCGCCTTCAACCGCGTCGCCAAGGAACTGGGCCGCGCCTATCCCGAACTGGGCGACGAGTTCACCCTGACCGCGATCGAGCTGTCCTTCCTCAACGAACGGCGCCATGCGTTCAACAACCTCGCCTATCGCGTCAATCTCGATGCGGTAAAGGGTGTGGTCACCACCATGGTCCAGACCGAACGCTATGGTACGCCGCTGGCTTCCGCGCTACGTGTGCTGTCGGCCGAATTCCGTAACGAGCGCATGATGCGCGCCGAGGAAAAGGCCGCGCGTCTGCCTGCGATCATGACCGTGCCGCTGATCATGTTCATCCTGCCGGTGCTGTTCATCGTCATTCTCGGCCCGGCAGCCTGTTCGATCGCCGACGCCTTCAGCGGCGGTATCGGCTAG